The following coding sequences are from one Humulus lupulus chromosome X, drHumLupu1.1, whole genome shotgun sequence window:
- the LOC133804383 gene encoding heavy metal-associated isoprenylated plant protein 28-like, which produces MESVELKVEMVGIHEKRLRKCLSKLKGIEKVEVDTNSQKVVVTGYTHKNKVLKAVRRSGLKADFWSAQNELLQAYAGGGVAYANFRFPTFNFF; this is translated from the exons ATGGag AGTGTGGAGTTGAAGGTTGAGATGGTTGGTATACATGAGAAGAGACTCAGGAAATGTCTTTCCAAATTGAAAG GAATAGAGAAAGTAGAAGTGGACACAAATAGTCAGAAGGTGGTAGTGACAGGGTACACACACAAGAACAAAGTATTGAAAGCAGTGAGAAGAAGTGGTTTGAAAGCTGATTTCTGGTCTGCTCAAAATGAGCTTCTTCAAGCTTATGCTGGAGGTGGAGTTGCCTATGCAAATTTCAGATTCCCTACCTTTAACTTCTTCTAG